The Rhododendron vialii isolate Sample 1 chromosome 5a, ASM3025357v1 genome contains a region encoding:
- the LOC131326500 gene encoding DNA polymerase epsilon catalytic subunit A-like isoform X2 — protein sequence MNGEGRRRGGDRRDLRLSKQQKLILTAEEQLESKLGFDLFSEGDKRLGWLLTFSSSSWEDQDTHKVYSCVDLYFVCQDGSTFKTKYKFRPYFYAATKDKMEMDVEAYLRRRYESQIADIEIVEKEDLNLKNHLSGLRKPYLKISFDTVQHLMRVKSDLMHVVERNQAKLDAAEAYESVLTGKSKQRPQDFIDCVFDLREYDVPYHVRFAIDNDVRCGQWYDVSVSSAGVMLERRTDLLQRAEVHVCAFDIETTKLPLKFPDADYDLIMMISYMVDGQGYLIINRECVGEDIEDLEYTPKPEFEGFFKVTNVKNEEELLRHWFAHMREVKPGIYVTYNGDFFDWPFLESRAAHHGSRMSDELGFKCDQNQGECRAKFACHLDCFAWVKRDSYLPQGSQGLKAVTKAKLGYDPLEVNPEDMVRFAKERPQMMASYSVSDAVATYYLYMTYVHPFIFSLATIIPMPPDEVLRKGSGTLCEMLLMVQAYEANVICPNKHESDPEKFYSNHLLESETYIGGHVECLESGVFRSDLPTSFKLDPSAYEQLINNLDRDLQYAIRVEGKMDLDLVSNYDEVKNAIMEKLMNLRDEPIREEFPLIYHLDVAAMYPNIILTNRLQPPSIVSDEICTACDFNRPGKTCLRKLEWVWRGETYTAKKSDYFHMKRQIESEFVDSGDGQISKSFLDLPKLEQQSKLKERLKKYCQKAYKRVLDKPVTELREAGICMRENPFYVDTVRSFRDRRYEYKGLNKVWKGKLSEAKSSGNSIKIQEAQDMVVLYDSLQLAHKCILNSFYGYVMRKGARWYSMEMAGVVTYTGAKIIQNARLLVEKIGRPLELDTDGIWCALPGSFPENFTFKTKDSKKKLTISYPCVMLNVDVARNNTNDQYQTLKDAVNKSYTTHSECSIEFEVDGPYKAMILPASKEEGILIKKRYAVFNDDGTLAELKGFEIKRRGELKLIKVFQAELFDKFLNGSTLEECYSAVASVANRWLDLLDNQGKDVADSELLDYISESSTMSKSLADYGQQKSCAVTTAKRLADFLGDAMVKDKGLRCQYVVACEPKGTPVSERAVPVAIFETDPEIVKFYVRKWCKVSSDVGIRSIIDWSYYKQRLSSAIQKIVTIPAAMQKVANPVPRVVHPDWLHKRVREKEDKFCQRKLVDIFSSLKTDGDINMSIGPTTTNQITDEKNLADLEDFKHGGGTSVTRHRPIVRYEVNNRLHLVKASCQVDPPQKQSDGGGSVRQPLSPLHHNIINVEDIDRNVDYQGWLEVRKRRWKDTLEKRKRQRLGDLKALNQTNGAFGMPGKTNPKQTQRKTGVNSYFERQELALIRSHWQIVQIVPSSQHGQYFAWVVVEGVMRKIPIVVPRVFYLNSKAPITEEFPGRRVNKILPHGRHSYNLIEVNIDEDQFRAESKKLAAHLADPEVEGIYETNMPLDFNAILQIGCVCKVDKAAKKRNPQDGWMLDELHMKTTTECSYLEQTFSFFYLYHSISEGRAIYVGFFPASRTISVVVVNPFQNKELSPHIIEKQYREASQALSIEPPMPRDSTNFKVDYVGNVKDAEKIIQRIINEYRQLHHVPAIAVIECPEVHLMKSYIRALDDFPCVSIPCNARDSNYQALGWQTMASKIGMQRCAASSQWLNERISLSRYAHVPLGNFELDWLMHTADIFFSRALRDQQQVLWISNTGNPDLGGINEEESCFADEVNQPVLTYPGAYRKVTVELKIHHLAVDALLKSNQLNEMEGGVLFGLEQDLNSGAHTLNEHCCFDEVTSCSPAFRVLKQLIQRCLTDALTSGNVFADAILQHLYRWLCSPHSKLHDPALHRMLHKVMQKVFALLLAEFRKLGAAIVFANFSKVIIDTGKSDLYAAKAYCDNLLKTLQTRDLFEWIELEPVQFWHSLLFMDQFNYGGIQARLNGQSLEGLSESESGSELDESQVDIVSSWNIAENLPKTTQDHFILIVSEFIYIPWKYAREQTAIRASMRDGNLCTPSISGAAAESFESHMTEYLREQISSYFADKLLRIVRDAIHQTKGMNNPSADQHMSYGHPLVSNIQMGDPALEFIKHVCAVLALDQNVQHDILLLQRLQRPRLVP from the exons ATGAACGGCGAAGGTCGAAGGAGAGGAGGAGACAGACGAGATCTAAGACTCTCGAAGCAGCAGAAGCTCATCCTCACCGCCGAAGAGCAACTCGAGTCCAAGCTCGGTTTTGATCTCTTCTCCGAAGGTGACAAGCGCCTCGGCTGGCTTCTCACCTTCTCATCC TCATCTTGGGAGGATCAAGATACCCACAAGGTCTACAGTTGTGTTGATCTCTACTTTGTTTGTCAG GACGGCTCTACTTTTAAGACGAAGTACAAGTTCCGGCCATATTTTTATGCGGCTACAAAG GATAAAATGGAAATGGATGTTGAGGCCTACTTGAGAAGACGGTATGAGAGTCAGATTGCTGATATAGAAATTGTAGAGAAAGAAGACCTTAATCTT AAAAACCATCTATCCGGTCTACGTAAACCTTATCTCAAGATATCCTTTGATACTGTTCAACACCTGATGCGTGTAAAAAGTGATCTTATGCATGTTGTTGAGAGAAACCAGGCAAAACTTGATGCTGCTGAAGCTTACGAGTCTGTATTAACAGGAAAAAG CAAACAACGACCGCAAGATTTCATAGATTGTGTATTTGATCTTCGGGAGTATGATGTTCCTTACCATGTTCGTTTTGCTATTGACAATG ATGTGAGATGTGGGCAGTGGTATGATGTTAGTGTATCCAGTGCTGGGGTTATGTTGGAAAGGAGAACCGATCTCCTGCAACGTGCTGAAGTTCATGTTTGTGCATTTGATATTGAGACCACCAAGCTTCCTTTAAAGTTTCCAGATGCTGACTATGATTTAATAATGATGATCTCCTACATGGTTGATGGGCAAGGGTATCTAATTATTAACAGAGAG TGTGTAGGAGAAGATATAGAGGATTTGGAATACACTCCAAAACCAGAATTTGAAGGTTTTTTTAAAGTTACCAATGTGAAAAATGAG GAAGAGCTTCTTAGACATTGGTTTGCCCACATGCGAGAGGTGAAACCTGGGATATATGTTACTTACAATGGTGACTTTTTTGATTGGCCATTCCTAGAAAGCAGAGCAGCCCATCATGGGAGTAGAATGAGTGAT GAGTTAGGATTCAAATGTGACCAGAATCAAGGGGAATGTCGTGCCAAATTTGCTTGCCATCTTGATTGCTTTGCATGGGTCAAACGTGATAGTTATCTTCCCCAGGGAAGCCAAGGCTTAAAG GCTGTTACCAAGGCCAAATTGGGTTATGACCCATTGGAGGTGAATCCAGAGGATATGGTTCGTTTTGCAAAGGAGAGGCCCCAG ATGATGGCCTCCTATTCTGTTTCAGATGCCGTTGCAACTTATTACTTGTACATGACCTATGTCCATCCATTCATTTTCTCTCTTGCCACAATAATACCCATGCCACCAGATGAGGTTTTGCGTAAAGGAAGTGGAACCCTTTGTGAGATGCTTCTTATGGTTCAG GCATACGAGGCAAACGTTATTTGTCCTAATAAACACGAATCGGATCCAGAGAAGTTCTATAGTAATCATCTCTTGGAGAGTGAGACATATATTGGTGGCCATGTGGAATGCCTGGAAAGTGGTGTTTTTAGATCTGATCTACCAACTAGTTTTAAGCTTGATCCATCTGCTTATGAG caattgatcAATAATCTTGATCGGGATCTGCAATATGCTATTAGAGTGGAGGGTAAGATGGACTTGGATTTGGTTTCAAATTATGATGAAGTGAAGAATGCCATTATGGAAAAG CTTATGAATCTGCGAGATGAACCTATACGTGAAGAATTCCCACTTATTTATCATCTAGATGTGGCTGCAATGTACCCAAACATTATTTTGACGAACAGGCTCCAG CCACCATCAATTGTCTCTGATGAGATCTGCACCGCATGTGATTTCAACCGGCCGGGCAAAACTTGTCTTCGGAAGCTTGAATGGGTCTGGCGTGGGGAGACGTACACGGCAAAGAAAAG TGATTACTTTCATATGAAGAGGCAAATTGAGTCTGAGTTTGTTGATAGTGGAGATGGCCAAATATCAAAATCCTTTCTGGATCTACCTAAATTGGAGCAGCAATCAAAACTCAAAGAGCGTCTAAAGAAATACTGTCAGAAG GCTTATAAACGGGTACTTGACAAGCCGGTAACCGAGCTACGAGAAGCAGGGATCTGCATGCGTGAAAACCCTTTTTATGTTGACACTGTCCGCAG CTTCCGAGATAGAAGGTATGAATACAAAGGACTCAATAAGGTTTGGAAGGGAAAGCTGTCAGAAGCAAAGTCAAGTGGAAATTCTATAAAGATTCAAGAAGCACAA GATATGGTAGTACTTTATGATTCTCTACAACTGGCTCATAAATGCATTCTCAATTCCTTCTACGGATACGTCATGCGCAA GGGTGCAAGATGGTACTCTATGGAAATGGCTGGAGTTGTTACATATACTGGTGCAAAGATAATCCAAAATGCACGTTTACTCGTTGAGAAAATTGGACGACCACTGGAATTAGACACTGATGGTATCTGGTGTGCTTTACCTGGATCCTTCCCTGAGAACTTCACTTTTAAAACAAA AGACTCAAAGAAGAAGCTGACAATTTCATATCCTTGTGTTATGCTTAACGTTGATGTTGCAAGGAACAACACAAATGATCAGTACCAG ACACTCAAAGATGCGGTTAATAAATCATACACAACTCACAGTGAATGCTCAATTGAATTTGAAGTAGATGGACCCTATAAG GCAATGATTCTTCCAGCTTCTAAGGAAGAAGGAATTTTAATTAAGAAGCGCTATGCTGTTTTTAATGATGATGGGACTCTGGCAGAGCTTAAAGGTTTCGAGATCAAGCGTAGAGGTGAGCTGAAGCTCATCAAAGTTTTCCAG GCTGAGCTTTTTGACAAATTCCTTAACGGATCAACCTTAGAGGAATGCTACTCTGCTGTTGCATCAGTTGCCAACCGTTGGCTCGATCTTCTCGat AATCAAGGGAAGGATGTTGCGGACAGCGAGTTACTTGATTATATATCAGAATCAAGCACGATGAGCAAGTCCCTAGCAGACTATGGCCAACAAAAGTCATGTGCAGTAACCACTGCAAAACGTCTTGCTGATTTTCTTGGTGATGCAATGGTCAAAGACAAAGGACTGCGTTGTCAATATGTAGTTGCATGCGAGCCAAAG GGTACACCAGTAAGCGAGCGTGCTGTCCCTGTTGCAATATTTGAAACTGATCCTG AAATAGTGAAGTTTTATGTGCGGAAGTGGTGCAAGGTTTCATCAGATGTTGGTATTCGCTCCATTATTGATTGGTCCTATTACAAGCAACGGCTTAGCTCAGCAATTCAGAAAATTGTTACCATTCCTGCTGCAATGCAGAAG GTTGCAAATCCTGTACCTAGGGTAGTTCATCCAGATTGGTTGCATAAGAGGGTTCGTGAGAAGGAGGATAAATTTTGCCAGCGGAAATTGGTTGATATTTTCAGCTCATTGAAGACGGATGGTGACATTAACATGAGTATTGGTCCTACGACCACCAATCAAATAACAGATGAAAAGAATCTTGCTGATCTGGAGGACTTTAAGCACGGAGGTGGAACTTCTGTTACCAGACATAGGCCTATTGTTCGTTATGAAGTCAATAACAGATTGCATCTGGTTAAGGCAAGCTGTCAAGTAGATCCTCCACAGAAACAAAGCGATGGTGGTGGAAGTGTGCGTCAACCATTGTCACCGCTGCACCACAATATCATAAATGTTGAAGATATTGACAGAAATGTGGATTATCAAGGATGGCTTGAGGTAAGGAAGAGAAGGTGGAAAGATACTCTCGAGAAAAGGAAGCGGCAAAG GTTGGGAGATTTGAAGGCACTAAACCAAACTAATGGTGCTTTTGGGATGCCTGGAAAGACAAATCCGAAACAAACTCAGAGAAAAACTGGGGTAAATTCCTATTTTGAGAGGCAGGAATTAGCCCTTATACGCTCTCACTGGCAG ATAGTTCAAATTGTACCGAGTTCGCAACATGGACAATACTTTGCCTGGGTTGTAGTAGAAGGCGTCATGCGTAAGATTCCTATAGTTGTACCCCGAGTTTTTTACCTCAACTCTAAAGCTCCTATAACAGAAGAATTTCCTGGAAGGCGTGTCAACAAGATTCTTCCTCATGGACGCCATAGCTATAACCTAATTGAG GTCAACATTGATGAAGATCAATTTAGGGCTGAAAGCAAGAAACTTGCTGCTCATCTTGCAGATCCAGAAGTTGAG GGAATATATGAGACAAACATGCCATTGGATTTTAACGCCATCCTTCAGATTGGTTGTGTTTGTAAAGTTGACAAAGCAGCTAAGAAACGAAATCCCCAGGATGGCTGGATGCTGGATGAATTACACATGAAGACAACAACAGAATGCTCTTATCTGGAACAAACATTCTCTTTCTTCTACTTGTATCACAG CATCTCCGAGGGACGGGCTATATATGTTGGATTTTTTCCTGCATCTAGGACAATATCAGTTGTGGTGGTTAATCCTTTCCAGAATAAGGAACTATCACCACATATTATTGAGAAACAATACCGTGAAGCTAGTCAAGCATTGTCAATTGAACCTCCCATGCCTAGAGATAGTACCAATTTTAAG GTGGATTATGTTGGAAATGTCAAGGATGCCGAGAAGATTATACAAAGGATAATAAATGAATACAG GCAACTACATCATGTACCTGCAATTGCTGTAATTGAGTGCCCAGAAGTCCATCTGATGAAGTCGTATATACGTGCTCTGGATGATTTCCCATGTGTTAGCATCCCTTGTAATGCTCGTGATAGTAACTATCAG GCTCTTGGGTGGCAAACTATGGCATCAAAAATTGGAATGCAACGATGTGCTGCATCATCTCAGTGGTTGAATGAGAGAATTTCTCTTTCGCGATATGCCCAT GTTCCACTAGGgaattttgaacttgattggcTCATGCATACAGCAGATATCTTCTTTTCAAGAGCTTTACGTGATCAGCAACAG GTACTTTGGATATCTAATACTGGCAATCCAGATCTTGGAGGCATTAATGAAGAAGAGTCGTGCTTTGCTGATGAG GTCAATCAACCTGTTCTTACTTACCCTGGAGCGTACAGGAAAGTTACTGTAGAACTAAAG ATTCATCACCTGGCTGTTGATGCTCTTCTGAAAAGCAACCAGTTGAATGAGATGGAAGGAGGTGTCTTGTTTGGATTAGAGCAGGATTTGAATTCTGGAGCACATACTTTGAATGAACACTGTTGCTTTGATGAGGTTACCTCATGTTCACCTGCGTTCCGTGTTCTCAAACAATTGATCCAAAGATGCCTCACAGATGCACTTACGTCTGGAAATGTGTTTGCTGATGCAATATTGCAGCATTTATACCGATGGCTTTGCAG CCCACACTCAAAACTTCATGACCCAGCTCTTCACCGTATGCTTCATAAG GTCATGCAAAAAGTGTTTGCGCTGTTGTTGGCCGAATTTCGTAAGTTGGGTGCTGCAATTGTGTTTGCCAACTTTTCAAAAGTTATTATAGACACAGGGAAGTCAGATTTATATGCAGCCAAAGCCTACTGTGATAATTTACTCAAAACTCTACAAACTAG AGACCTGTTCGAGTGGATTGAGCTTGAGCCAGTGCAGTTTTGGCATTCCTTGCTTTTCATGGATCAG